The DNA region CAGCTCGACACGGTAAACGCGGTGGAGATCCTGACCTTCATCTTCAACAAGGATGTGCTTTTTGAATCGGTGACGATTGCGGGTGTCGGGGCAAGTGATGCCTTGGGTGTGCAGTTTGATGGCGGTGCGACGACTTTGTTGGATTCGTCTGGTGAGCACGTGTTCGGCACCTTTGTGGCGGCGGGGCAGACGGTAACGTTGGCAGCGGCCGCTCCCGATGATCCGACGCCGAACAACGGGGTGGGAATTACGGCCTTCACGGTGACTGCGGTGCCCGAGCCATCGGCAGCCGGGCTGGCTCTTTGTGGCGGGCTTGGGTTGATGCTCCGCCGCCGCCGTTAATGGGGAGTTCTTGTAGTGGAGAATAAGCCGGGCGGGGAGTTGGCGGGTGATTGTAGAATTCGCGGTCTTCCCGTCCGGTGAATTGGTGGGATTGTGTGATATTTGGGTTTCCAATCAGGTGTGTCCTGCGTTAGATGCGGGGCATGGATTTGACCGAGGCAGAGAGCGCTTCCGATGGATCCGCGGTGAGGATCCGCGGGTTGGCGAAGGATTTTAAGATTCCGTTGCGGCGGAAATTGTTCCGCGCTGTGGATGATGTGTCGTTGGATGTCGAGGAAGGTGAGGTCTATGGATTGATCGGTCCGAACGGCTCCGGCAAGTCGACGACGATGAAGGTGATGCTTGGTATCATGAGCCCGACCGAGGGGGAGTGTCGCATTTTCGGGCGGCCTGCGGGACGTGCGGACAGTCGGCGTGAGGTTGGCTACTTGCCGGAGAATCCATACTTTTACAAGCATCTGACCGGCGCTGAGACGATGCGCTTTTACGGCGGTCTTTGCGGGCTGAAGGGGAAAGCGCTGCGCCAGCGTGCGGACGAGTTGCTCGACATGGTGGGGCTGAGTGATGCGGCGGATCGTCGCATTGGTGGCTATTCGAAGGGGATGCTGCAGCGGATTGGGCTCGCGCAGGCGGTGATTCATAACCCGCGCCTGGTGGTGCTGGATGAACCGACTGCCGGTGTGGATCCAATGGGCTCACGCCAGATCCGTGATTTGATTTTGGATCTGAAGAAGCGTGGGATTACCGTGTTTTTGACATCGCACCTGCTCGAACAAGTGCAGGAGGTGTGTGATCGGGTGGGGATTATTTTCCGCGGGAGGATGCTGAGACAGGGGCGGCTTGACGAGATGGTCGCGGTTGAGGATCAGACCGAGGTGGTGTTGAGCCATCCGTCACCGGCCCTGTTGGATCGGATTCAGGCATTGGTGGCCGATGACGAGGCTGCTTCGGTGGTGCGTATGGGGCATCCGCGGACGTCATTGGAGCGGCTTTTTATCGAGGCGACGAGCGAGCAAGCAGCATTGGAGGACGAGACGAAATGAGCGACGATGTGAATTTGATTGGGGGCGCTCCTATCGGGGGATCGCGTGGGTTGTTTTCGATTCGGCGGGTGGGGGTGCTGGGATATCACACCTTTCAGCAGTTGGTTCGGATGCGGGTTTTCTATTTCCTGGCGATCTTTGCGGTGATTTTGATCGCGAGTTCGCTTTTCGTGCTGCGGTATAACAGTCCGGAGCAGGAGTTGAAGATACTGAAGGACTTCGGGCTGGGGGCGATGACCTTGTTTGTCAGTGTGTTTGCCGTGGTTGCAACCTCGATGCTGATTCCCAAGGATATAGAGGACAGGACTTTGTACACGGTGCTCTCAAAGCCGGTTTTGAGGATTGAGTATCTGCTCGGCAAGCTGGTGGGTGTGGTGGCGTTGCTGGGCGTCAGCCTTGTCGTGATGGATGCGCTTTTCACCGGTGTACTTTACTTGCGGGAGGTTGCGGTGATGGACGAGCAAGTGCGGCAGCTTGAGGCTGCGGGCTATTCTGACGACGCGATTGAAGCGGTGCGTCAGTTGGTTTCGAAGGCAGGTGTGACGTGGTCGTTGCAGGTTGGGGTGTTTGCGGTGTTGTGCAAGGGCGTGGTGTTGGCGGCGTTGACGTTGTTGGTGAGCACGGTGGCGAGCAGTTCGCTTTTCACGATGGTGGTGGCGATCACTGCGTTTTTCGTCGGCCATGTGCAGGCGGATGTGCGGGCGTTTTACGAAGCGAGCGGGCTTGGCGGTGGGGTGATGTCGGTGATTTCCGCAGTGATGGTGTTGATGTTCCCCGATTTTCAGATGTTCAACGTGGTGGATGCCGCGGTGGGTGGGGAAGTGTTGGGCTGGGATGTCGCGGGGACTTTGGGTGGATTGGCTGGCGGCTATGTGCTGGTCTACGTGTTGCTGGCGTGGGTCGCGTTTTTTGACAAGGAGCTGTAGGGTTTCAGGAAGTCGATGTGATGATGCGTGGAAAGAAAGTTTTGGTGATGCTCGGGATCCTGCTCGTCTTCGGGCTGGTTCGCTGGCCTGTCGAGTCGGCGCTGACGCGCGACCTGCGGGCAGGTGGTGTATTGCCGGAGCCTCTTGATGTTACCATGCGGGAGCAGCTGAGTCAGAACAGCTACGTGGCGGCTTTCGGTGGGTTTCGCTCGGTCATTGCGAGTATCCGCGACCTGCAAGCCTACGTTGCGTGGGAGGATCGCGACTGGGGGAAGGTGGAGCGCGATTACGAAGTGATCACCGCGTTGCAGCCGCGCGTGGGGTCGTACTGGGAAACGGCATCGTGGCACATGGCGTACAATGCGGCGGGCTATTATCGGGAGGACTGGGACGAGGAAGGTGTGACCGATGAGTTGCGGCGTGAGCGCTGGCAGCGCTACATCGACCGAGGCTATGAGTTTTTGAAGGATGGAATGCGTTACAATCCCGAGCGTTGGCGGCTACCGATGCTTGCTGGGATGTTGTTTTCCGATCGGTTTAAGAAAATCGATCACGAAAAGGCGGCTCATTACTTCGAGATGGCTGCCGCGAGGGAAGGGTGCCCCGAGTACATCCGGAGGCGGGTGGCGTACGAGTTGAGCTATGTGAAGTCCCGCCGGGATGATGCGTATCAGCTGCTGCAGGCGTTGTACGACGAGTCGCCGCAGCATCACTTGCCCATGTTGTTAGGGAGCTTGCTCGACCTTCAGTTGGAGTTGGGTGTGGACCCTGATCGGATGGTGCGGTTGACTGAATTTGGCACCACCGACGAAGAGATTGCCCAGCAGTTGAGTGACTACCGGTTGTACCGAAAGTCCATGGGCGGTGGGGTCGGGCACCGCATGGGCCAACTGATAGACGCACTGACCGCATCCGAAGCGCAGACCGAGAATCGGGCTGAGTGAGGATTCTAAGTTAAAATCGCTAGCAATGAGCGCGAAAGTCGTTATTGATTTGTTCTCGCTTTCGCAAATTACCGCATCATCCCCGCTTTTCCTGTAATGAAATACGCCATCTTCGGTGACATCCACGCCAACCTGGAAGCACTTGAAACTGTGCTCGCTGACGCCAAGGAACAGGGATGTGACAAGTATGTCTGTCTTGGTGATATCGTTGGCTACAATGCCAATCCTCGTGAATGCCTGGAAATTGTCCGCAGTTTGGATTGTCCGGTGATCAAGGGGAACCACGATGAAGAGTGCTCGCGGGATACACCTCTGGAGGGGCTCAATCCATTGGCTTTTGCTGCTCTGACGTGGGCGCGTGAGCAGATGGTGCCTTCGGAGAAGGAGTATTTGCGCAACCTGCGCTTCGTGCGCCAGGTGTCTGATTTCACGGTCGTTCACGCGACATTGGATTCGCCGTCGAGTTGGGCATACGTGACCAACAAGTTCGACGCCATGGCGAGCTTCAACTACCAGTTCACTTCCGTGTGTTTCTACGGCCACACCCACGTTCCGATGGCATTCGTGCAGAACGACGGTGGGCGTCCGGATCAGCGGATGGAAGAGGTTGTGGAGATCAAGCCGGGTGAGAAGTATTTCATCAATGTGGGGAGTGTCGGTCAGCCGCGTGACGGGGACTGGCGTGCGTCCTACGCGATCTACGACAAGGCGGCGAAAACTGTGACCACGCGTCGCTTGGAGTACGATATTCGCAAGACCCAGGAGAAAATTCTCGCTGCAGGGCTGCCAGAAGGTTTGGCGGATCGTCTTGCGGAAGGTCATTGAGGATCAATGAGTGGCGCGGGGTGTTTGCTTCAATGTGCGTGAAAAATTCGCTGATTCGTTGCAAAACCTTTTTGACACTGGCTCCATCGTTGCTAGTTTCCAGTCCGCTTCCGCAAGACCGGCAAGCCTGAAGAGCTCGAAAGGGTTTGGATGGTGGATGGTAAGAAAGGGGCGGTACGCGTCACATCGTCAGAAAGATGCTCTTGTAGCTCAGTGGTAGAGCGCATCCTTGGTAAGGATGAGGTCGGCGGTTCAAATCCGCTCAAGAGCTCCATTTCTCTGAAGGTGGGGCGTTGACTTGGTCAGGCGTTAAGCCTGGTCGGGCACCACACCAAGAAACAACTGCCTGCCTGGATTTGCGATTCGCTCCCGGGCAATCAATATCCAACCTATATCTACCATGGCCAAAGAATCCTTTGAAAGGTCCAAGCCTCACGTGAACGTGGGCACCATCGGTCACGTTGACCACGGCAAAACCACACTTACCGCAGCTATCACCACCATCCTTGCTGAAGCAGGTGGTGCAGAAGCTAAGGCGTACGACGAGATCGACGCCGCTCCAGAAGAGAAGGCTCGCGGAATTACTATTTCGACCGCTCACGTTGAGTACGAGACCGAGAATCGTCACTACGCTCACGTTGACTGCCCAGGTCACGCTGACTACGTGAAGAACATGATCACCGGTGCTGCCCAGATGGACGGTGCTATCCTCGTGGTCTCCGCTGCTGATGGCCCAATGCCTCAGACCCGTGAGCACATCCTTCTTGCTCGTCAGGTGGGTGTCCCGGCGATCTGCGTTTTCCTCAACAAGTGCGACATGGTCGACGACGAAGAGCTTCTTGAGCTCGTTGAGATGGAAGTTCGCGAACTTCTTTCGGCTTACGACTTCCCAGGTGACGACC from Sulfuriroseicoccus oceanibius includes:
- a CDS encoding metallophosphoesterase family protein, with the protein product MKYAIFGDIHANLEALETVLADAKEQGCDKYVCLGDIVGYNANPRECLEIVRSLDCPVIKGNHDEECSRDTPLEGLNPLAFAALTWAREQMVPSEKEYLRNLRFVRQVSDFTVVHATLDSPSSWAYVTNKFDAMASFNYQFTSVCFYGHTHVPMAFVQNDGGRPDQRMEEVVEIKPGEKYFINVGSVGQPRDGDWRASYAIYDKAAKTVTTRRLEYDIRKTQEKILAAGLPEGLADRLAEGH
- a CDS encoding ABC transporter ATP-binding protein, translated to MDLTEAESASDGSAVRIRGLAKDFKIPLRRKLFRAVDDVSLDVEEGEVYGLIGPNGSGKSTTMKVMLGIMSPTEGECRIFGRPAGRADSRREVGYLPENPYFYKHLTGAETMRFYGGLCGLKGKALRQRADELLDMVGLSDAADRRIGGYSKGMLQRIGLAQAVIHNPRLVVLDEPTAGVDPMGSRQIRDLILDLKKRGITVFLTSHLLEQVQEVCDRVGIIFRGRMLRQGRLDEMVAVEDQTEVVLSHPSPALLDRIQALVADDEAASVVRMGHPRTSLERLFIEATSEQAALEDETK
- a CDS encoding ABC transporter permease; amino-acid sequence: MSDDVNLIGGAPIGGSRGLFSIRRVGVLGYHTFQQLVRMRVFYFLAIFAVILIASSLFVLRYNSPEQELKILKDFGLGAMTLFVSVFAVVATSMLIPKDIEDRTLYTVLSKPVLRIEYLLGKLVGVVALLGVSLVVMDALFTGVLYLREVAVMDEQVRQLEAAGYSDDAIEAVRQLVSKAGVTWSLQVGVFAVLCKGVVLAALTLLVSTVASSSLFTMVVAITAFFVGHVQADVRAFYEASGLGGGVMSVISAVMVLMFPDFQMFNVVDAAVGGEVLGWDVAGTLGGLAGGYVLVYVLLAWVAFFDKEL